The Henckelia pumila isolate YLH828 chromosome 2, ASM3356847v2, whole genome shotgun sequence genome includes a window with the following:
- the LOC140879098 gene encoding uncharacterized protein — translation MCKGDADPEVGRNWMKKMENQLRLLEVPEALKVEVTIPFLEDKARKWWEAVSPAMLVAGPVTWQQFNMTVVEYTSKFNELGSYAPTIMEDDELKLHRFKKGLSSRIQSALAVYQPANFADLMGAAI, via the exons ATGTGTAAGGGAGATGCTGACCCAGAGGTGGGAAGAAATTGGATGAAGAAGATGGAAAACCAACTGCGTTTACTTGAAGTCCCTGAAGCACTTAAAGTGGAGGTGACAATTCCTTTTCTGGAGGACAAAGCAAGGAAATGGTGGGAAGCAGTTTCACCTGCTATGCTAGTCGCGGGACCAGTCACATGGCAACAGTTCA ATATGACAGTGGTGGAGTACACCTCCAAGTTCAATGAGCTCGGGTCTTACGCCCCAACTATTATGGAAGATGATGAGCTGAAGTTGCACCGGTTCAAGAAGGGGTTGAGCAGTCGAATCCAGTCGGCATTAGCAGTTTATCAGCCTGCCAACTTTGCAGACTTGATGGGAGCAGCCATCTGA